CCGGACGACCATCCACGTTGGCACTCAGCCGAATCTCGCGCAGCAGCGAACGGCGATTGATCTGGTTTGGGCTTTTACTGTCTACAAAGCTGACCACGGCAGACAACGGCACCAGCAGGGGCTGACCGGTCTGTGGATCGGTCTTGCTGCTTTGCAGCCGCAGCTGTGCCAGATCGGCCGGGTTCTTGCGGTTGGCTTCATCCAGGCGTACCACCACATCGTGGTTCTCGCCGTCTTCACTTTCCCAAGTGGTGACCGTGTCGCCGACTACCAGCGGCTGCAATGCCTGATTGATCTGCTGCAGGGAAATGCCCAGATCCGAGGCCACATCGCGCTTGATGCGAAGGGCCAGCATCGGCTTGGCATCGCTCAGGCTGGATTCGACATCCACCAGCCCCGGTATCTGCTTCATGCGGCTGCGCAGCTGATCTGCGAGGCGCTGCAGTTCGCGAATATCCCCCCCCTGAATGCTGAGCGATACCGGCTTGCCGCCCCCGCCCGCAGAGTTGGTACCGCCGATACCGCGCAGCTCAATCCCGGCCACCTGCAACACCCGGGCGCGGAAACGCTGCGCCAGCTCCTTCTGCCCCAGCTTGCGCTGCTTGCGGGGTATCAGCTTGATGCGAATGGAAAACTGGTTTCGCCCTTGCACAAAGCCGGTATTGACCGTGGAATAGGTGCGTTCAACCTCCTTGAAGGAGCGGAGGATGCGCTCCACCTGCTCCACCTTGCTGCGCGAGTATTCGAGACTGGAGCCCACCGGTGTCTTGGCAGAAAGCACCATGTCGGACTGGTCCGCTTCCGGCACAAACTCGCTGCCCAGCCGGCCCATCAAGACAAAACTCAGCACCAGTACACCGATGGACATGCCGACCACGGCCAAGCGATGACGCAAGGCCCAGCGGATCAAGCCGGTGTAGCCATTCGAGAGGCGCTCAAGCTGGCGCTCAATCCAGCCCAGCAGCGGCCCCAGTAGCGGCATCGGCTTGTGATCCTGCACCTGGGGATCGCGCCAGACGGAGGACAACATCGGGTCCAGCGTAAAGCTGACGAACATGGAAAACAGTACGGCAGCGGTCACGGTAATGCCAAACTGATGGAACCAGCGCCCAATGATGCCGCCCATATACCCTACGGGTAGGAACACCGCGACAATAGTTAGTGTGGTGGCCAGCACCGCCAGCGTGATTTCCTGGGTGCCTTCCAGCGCAGCCAGTCTGGAAGGCTTACCCATGGCCATGTGCCGGGTAATGTTCTCCCGCACCACGATGGAGTCGTCAATCAGCAAGCCAATGCACAGCGACAGGGCCATCAGCGTCATCATGTTCAGGCTGAAGCCGAACAGGTCGAGCAAGAAGATGGTACCCAGCAGCGAAATCGGCAAGGTCAGGCCAGTAATCACCGTACTGCGCCAGGAACCGAGGAACAGGAACACCACCATGATGGTCAGCAGCGCCCCTTCCAGCAAGGTGGTGGTCACGTCGTTGAGTGAGTTACGGATCGGCACCGAGCCATCAGCAATCACGTCCAGCTTCATCGCTGTCGGCAGTTGCTCCTGCAGGCGATCCTTCATGCGTTTGACGGCATCAGCTACTTCGACGGTGTTGCTCTTGTTCACCTTGTAGATGTCGATGGCCACCGCCGGTTTGCCGTTGATCAGGGCCAGCGAGTTCTTCTCCTGCTGACCGTCAACCACTCGTGCGACATCACGTACCCGGATCACGCTGTCGCCACGACGGGCCACAATCAGCTCACCAAACTGCTGCGGATCACGAATCTTGCCTTCGAGCTGCACCACCAGATCACGGCCACCGCCACTCAACACCCCGACCGGTAATTGCCCATTTTCCCGCTTGAGCACGGCGGATAACTGGTCCACCCCGACATTAGCAGCCTGCAGCCGCAAGGGGTCAGGCTGGATGATGATCTGGCGCTTCACGCCACCCACCACAGAAGCCTGGCCGACCCCCGGCACCGTCAGCAGTTGCTTGACCAGGGTATTTTCGGCCATTTCTGTGAGCTGTCGGGCCGAATGGCTGCCGGAGGTCAAGGAGAGGGAGATGATCGGCCGATCATCCGGATTGGTACGTCGAATCACCGGTGCATCCACCCCATCACGCAGCCGGGGGGTGAGCACAGAAATCTTGTCGCGCACGTCCATCATCGCGTCGTCCATATTGGTCGACAGGGTGAAGTTCACAGTCACGACACTGCTACCCTCATACGAGGTCGACGAAATCTCATCGACCCCATTGATGGTGTTCATCGACTCTTCCACCCGGCGGGTGACGTCCGTCTCTACCACTTCCGGGGTGGCGCCCGGATAGTTGGTGACAATGATCACCACCTGCGAGCCCACATCGGGGAATTGCTCCACCGTCAGCTTCTTGTAGGACGACACCCCCAGCACCAGAATTGCCAGCATCATCATGCAGGCAAACACCGGGTTGTGAATGCTGATACGGGTCAGATTCATGCCGGTGCTCCAGCTTTCGGCACACGTACGGCCTGCCCCGGCTTGGCCGAAGCCAGCCTCACCCGCACCAGCAGGTCACCTGGCTGCAGACCGCTGCGCACATCCTGAAAATTGCCACTGTCGTCCAGCTCTCCCAGCACCAGCTGGCGCTGCTGCAGCTTGCCCTTTTGCACCACCCACGCCGTTGCTTTGCCGTCCTCAATGCTGATGGCAGACTTGGGCGCCAAGAGCACTGGCTGACTCCCGCCTTGCAGCTGCCCACTGACAAACAGTCCGCCCCGCAGCGCCGGTGAAGACGCTGTCAAACTGAGCCAGACCGGAATCTGCCGAGCCCCCCCTTGCGTCTGTGGTGCAATCCGGCTCAATTGTGCAGACCAGGACTGTTCCCCCAGTCCCTCCACGCTAAAACGGGCAGGCATGCCGATCTGTACCTTGGGCAACTGTTCAGGCTGCAGGCTGGCCTCGATTTCCAGGCTGCTGGGATCCACCAGCAGAAACAAGCGCGCCCGCGCTGCGACATTCTGGCCAGCCTGCACATCCTGGGTCGCAATAATGCCGTCAAACGGGGCGCGGATCACCGCATCCTGCGCGGCACGCTGCACCAGCTTGAGCTGGCTTTGCTGGGACGCCAGCGCGGCCCCCCGCTCGGTCACCGCCGCCTGACTTTCCTGCAAGGCATTGGGCGAAATAAACCCTTGCTCCTTGAGCGCCAGACGACTCTGGTGATTTCGCTCCGCCAGCTTCAGCTGCGACGCGGCACTGCTGACGGCTGCCTTGCGCTCCTGCAGGCGTGCTTGCAAATCGCGCTCGTCGAATATAGCCAGCACCTCGCCCTGTTTTACCACCTGACCGGGGCGCACCTTGACCTCGGCCAGCAGCCCTTCCATTGGCGCAGCCAGCATGGTCTGCCGCCGTGCCACCAGCGAGCCAGTGAACGGTGTGGATTGTACGCGGACTCCGGCCTGCATCCGGTAGACATCCCCTTCAGCCAATACCAGCAACTGGCTGCCTTTGTCACGGTTACGTTGCCCGCGCTCCGACTGCCCGCCCTTGCCGGGACGCAGCACGATGAGTGCGGCAAGCGCTGCCAATACCAGTAGCAATAACCAGAACCAGGGGCGACGCAAAACAGACATGGGGCGTTCCTGAAAAGTAAGGGGACAGGTGGGCTTTGATTATATCGGCTCATTACCCTACAGCAATGGGCTTTACAAAGCGTTTACACGGTGACAGGACAAGACATCCGCTATACTGCACATACCTTGGCGACCCTTTGATCATGACGCATTCACACGCTGATTTGCCTGTCGACGCCCATGATGGGCTACTGATTCATTTACCCACACCGGTGCTGCTGGTGCGTTTGCCGGAAGGGCTGCTGCTGCAAGCCAATCCCGCAGCCCATGAGCAGCTGCAGCTGCCCGCCGGTGGCCAGCCGCTGGACAGCCTGTTTTTACACAGCACGGACTGGCGGGAGCTGCAGTTGCGGCTGAAGCAGGGTCCTGTACGCCAGTTTGAAGCCCGGCTGCAGGGCGCACATGGCCGCCCGGTGTGGATGCTGCTGTCCGCACGTGAGCAATGGCAGGGGGATCAGCGCTACCTTTGGCTTTCCTTGCACGACGTGTCCGAGCGGCGCAAGCGTGAATTCCAGCTGCAGGCCAACGAAGCCCTGCACCAGCAGATTCTCACCACCTGTGGTGAAGGCTACCTGCAGTTTGATGCGGCGACCAACCGCATCGTTGACGCCAACCCGGCCTTCTGCCAATTGCTGGGCTGCTCGACCGAGCAAGTGCTGGGCGCCACCCTGGCCGACTTTCTGGCACCCGATTGTCCGCCTACGCCGCTGACCGACCGGCACTGGCCTGAACAGCAGGAAACCGTGCGCGGTGAACTCTCCATGCTGCGCGCAGACCGTATTCCCCTGACAGTGCAGGTACAGGCGAACGTACTGCGCGATGAGCGCGGGCAGGAAGTCACCCGCTTTGCGCTGCTGACCGATATGACCGAGCGCAAGAAAAACGAAGAGCGCATGATCTATCTGGCGTTCTATGACCCGCTCACCGCCCTGCCCAACCGCCTGCTGTTCCATGAGCGGCTGCAACAGGCCCTGTTTTTGCTGAATCGGCAAGGGCAACCCTTCGCCTTGCTGTTCCTTGACCTGGACAATTTCAAGCAGGTCAACGACACGCTGGGTCACGATGTCGGCGATGAGTTGCTGCGGGAAATCGGGCGGCGACTGTTTCAGGCCGTACGCGAAAGCGATACGGTGGCCCGTTTGGGCGGCGACGAATTTGTGGTGCTGTTGCAAGGGGTGCGCAGTGAGCTGGCAGCGGCGACCGGTGCAGAGAAGCTGCTGTCAGCCCTGGCAGATCCAATCCAGATCGGTGAGCACAGCCTGCAGGCGTCGGTCAGTATCGGCATTGCCCGTGCACCGGAAGATGGCAATGATGCCAGCACCATCCGCAAGAAGGCAGACCTCGCCATGTACGCCGCCAAAGCCGCCGGCAAGCATACCTACCGTTTTGCATCAGAGTAAGCAGGAAGCGTGCTCAGCGCACGCGGGAAACGATAGAGGCCACCTGCTCGACAAAGCGGACGTCCGAGTCGGTCCAGATGCGCTCTCCGCCACATTGTTCGCAGCGGATGGCACCGATCATATTGCCTTCCCGCATGATGGCCACATCCAGCACGGCCTCAATCTGGCAAGGATCATAATAGCTGTCCAGCAATGAGGCCAGCGACGGATCCGCCGTCACCTTGCTGGCCACCACCTTGCCCTGACCGCTGAGTGCGGCAAAGTAATCCGGATTGTCTTCCTGATAGTGCAGCGCACCCCGGCTGTGCTGCCCGCTTTCTGCGTCATACAGGTCGACGCTGCTGAGCGCAGCACCGCCTTGCACCAGCAGCCAGATGCCCATTCGCTGGATTTCCAGATGTGCGGCCACCGCCTCATTAAGCCGGCTGAGGAAGGTAGCCAGATCAATCTGCTTGCCACTGTACTCGACAAACAGTTGCTTCATGACCTCCACGATGTTGTCCATCTGGCTCCCCTTGCAATCACGAATGCGGCATGCTGTTCAAGTCATAGCCCACTGCGGGTCAGAAAGCAAGTGTATCCGGTCAATGACCCTGATGCGTCGCCTGTTCGATGGCCTCATCGGTCAGGTGCGGTGCAAAGCGCTTCATGAAGTCAAAGGCAAAGCTGCGCAAATAGGCATCTCGGCGGAAGCCGATGCGGGTGGTGGAAGGCTCAAACAGATGGCTGGCATCAATCGCCCGAAGCTGAGTGTCGCGCTGTGGCTCAAAAGCCATCGTCGCCAGAATGCCGATCCCCAATCCCAGGCCGACATAGGTCTTGATCACATCCGAGTCAATCGCGGTTAGCACCACATTCGGCTCAATCCCGGCAGACTCAAACGCTTTTTGCATCTTGCTGCGCCCGGCAAAGGCAAAGTCATAGGTAATCAGCGGGTACTGCCCGATGTCCGCCAGAGTGATCGGACGTTGCAACTGCAGCAGCGGGTGGCCTTCCGGCACCACTGCACTGCGGTTCCACTGCTGGCAGGGCAACATCACCAGCTCGCGATAGCGGTCGATGCCTTCGGTGGCAATGGCCAGATCAGCCTCGCCACTCAGCACCATCTCGCAAATCTGGGTGGGGCTGCCTTGCTTGATGGACAGGCGAACCTTGGGATACTGGGTCATGAATTGCCGGATCACATCCGGCAGCGCGTAGCGCGCCTGGGTGTGGGTGGTGGCAATGGTCAGGCTGCCGGCATCATGATTGGCGTACTCATCGCCCACCCGTTTCAGGTTGGCCGCTTCACGCAGGATGCGCTCGGAGATTTCCAGCACCGCCCGCCCCGGTTTGGAGACATCCACCACTCGCTTGCCGTGCCGAATGAACACCTGGATCCCCAGCTCATCCTCCAGCAAGCGAATCTGCTTGCTGATGCCCGGTTGCGAGGTATGCAGCTTTTCTGCCGCATCCGATACATTCAAACCTTGTTTGGCGACTTCTACCAGATAGCGTAGCTGTTGCAGCTTCATGATGATGCGGCTCCGCAGCAAAATAACCAGATCGTATAAAATACTAACACAATATTCTTTCCAGTCCATATAGGCCCACTGTTAGCATGGCCCTTCTCGCACAGTGGGCACCCTCTCATGAATTTCGTACAAGTCATCTCCGGCTTTGCCGTCGGGCTGATCGTCGGTCTGACCGGGGTGGGTGGCGGCTCGTTGATGACCCCCATCCTGCTGATGCTGGGTTTCCCGCCGACCAAAGCGGTGGGTACTGACCTGCTATACGCCGCGATCACCAAGGCCGGCGGCGTGCTGGTGCATCATCGCCAGCGCAGTATCGACTGGCGCATTACCGGCTGGCTGACGCTGGGCAGCGCGCCGGCAGCCATTGCGACCGTGCTGCTTCTGCAGCACTGGCACCTGTCGAGCAAGGTCTTGAACAATCTGCTGACCCATGCACTGGGGGTCGCCCTGCTGCTGACGGCAGTCGCCATCCTGTGCAAGCCCTGGATTCTGCGCCTGCTGCGGCACCAGCCCGACGCGCCGGTGGAACTGACGCCACGCCGCGCTGCCTCCACCGTGCTGACCGGGATCGTGATCGGGGTACTGGTGACCCTCAGCTCGATCGGCGCAGGGGCCATTGGCACCATTGCCCTGTTTGTACTGTTTCCGATGATCCCGACCGTGCGTCTGGTGGGTACCGAGATTGCGCATGCCGTGCCGCTCACCCTGATCGCAGGTCTGGGACACGCCAGCATGGGACATCTCGACTGGGGGCTGTTGTTCACTTTGCTGGTAGGCTCCCTGCCGGGCATCTATATTGGCAGCCGTTTGTCCGGCAGCCTGTCGGACAAGACCACGCGCCCGCTGCTGGCGGTGATGCTGGCGGTGATCGGCAGCAAGTTTGTCTTCCTGTAATGGCCATGGTGCCAGACTGAATTGATCCAAGGAGTAAGCATGACGTTTGATCAGAAACTGCAAGACACGGTGGCTTTGCTGAAGACCATCGCCAACGACTATCAACCTGCGGTATTTGCCAACAGCTATGGCGCGGAAGACATGGTGCTGACCCACCTGATCAGCCAGCATGCGCTCAACATCACGGTATTCAGCCTGGATACCGGTCGCCTGCCCGCCGAAACCTATGCCCTGATGCAACAGGTGGAAGAGCAATACGCCAGCCACCCGGTCAAGGTGTATTTCCCGGATACGGCCGCCACCGAAGGCTATGTGCGCGAACACGGCATCAACGGCTTCTACCGCAGCGTGGAGCTGCGCAAAGAGTGCTGTCGCATCCGCAAGATCGACCCGCTGCGCCGCGCCCTGCAGGGTCAAAAGGCATGGATTACCGGCCTGCGCCGCGAGCAGTCCCCGACTCGGAAGGATCTCGGCAATCAGGAATTCGACAAAGACAACGGGCTGGAAAAGTTCAACCCGCTGATCGAATGGACCGAGAAGGAAGTGTGGGGATTCATCCGTAGCCAGAACATTCCCTACAACGAACTGCACGACAAATTCTATCCTTCTATTGGCTGTGGCCCCTGTACCCGCGCCATCACGGTAGGCGAGGACGTTCGTGCTGGCCGCTGGTGGTGGGAAAACCCGGAAACCAAAGAGTGCGGCCTGCACATCAAAAAGGGCTGATCTCCCCCCATCTCCACCGGTGCGCGCCGGTGGAGATGGATTGTCCCGCGTCGGTGAGGGTGTTATTGTCGCGCCTGCATGAACCGCTCACGGTCTACTGGCATGACGCTAGCCCCGCGTACCCGAATCTTCCTGCTCGCTTTGCTGACCTGGCTGCTCCTCAGCCTGCTGGCGATCGGGGCCATGCTGTTCACGCAGTACCTGCAAATCTCCTCGTCCTTTGAGCAGGATACCCGCATTCTCAACCGGCTACTGACCCAGAGGGCCGAGCAGCACGACGCCATCCTGGCGTCGATTGGCGCAACTCAGACCCTGTCGCCCATTCCCTCACCGTTTGAATTGAGTGGCTTTGCCGAGGCGATCCGCAGCCGCTACCCGCAAGTGGCGGGTATCGCCAACTGGCAATACCTGAACCATCGCTCCGGGCCCCAGCTGCAATGGCGAACCGGCGCCGCCCCGATCGACTGGCCGGATGGTGAAAGCCTGTTTGACATCCCGGCTGACAAGGACTGGCTGGGTGTCGAGCGGGCTCCGGGAGATCGGCACGTTCTGGTCTCGCGGCAACAAACCTATGACGGTGACGTCGAGCTCACGGTGTTACTGATCGACCCCACCGCCTTGCTACGACAGGAAGACCTTCCCTCCGAGCAGATGGGCTTTCGTCTGGTCGCCCCGGTCGGGGATATCCCCGTGCTGGACAACCCGGCGCCGCGCAGCAACTCGGTGCGGGTCAACTGGATGGAACCACCGCGTTACGACCACCCGCTGTCCATTGCCTCCCAGCCCTTCCTGCTGCATGCCTGGCGCCCGGTCTATCTGCAAGAGCTGGCGCCCGATCGCCTGGTGGCACTGGTCGCTCTGATCGCCGTCATGGTCACCCTGTTGACGCGCCTGCTGGTCCAACGCCAGTATGCCCGCTCCATTGCACGCAGCAGTGCCAACCAGCTGGCACGGGAACGGTTGAGGGCTTCTACCACGGTGGAAGCCACCGCCGACGCGCTGATCGCCTTTGACCGCAATGGCCGCATCACCCTGGTCAACCCAGCCGCCCGCATGCTGGCCGAACTGAGTGAGCAGGTACTGACCCTGGATGTGGATCAGACGCTGCACCTGGCACGAGCCGATATGGAGGCACGCCGCTATCCGATTCTGGACACCATCCGCAGTCGTCAGGATGTGCTGGAGTTGCCAGAGGGCCTCCTGCTGTCGTTGCCGGAAGGCGGGCAACGCATGGTGGAGGGAGCCTTGTCACCGCTGTTCGACGAAGTGGGTGACTTCCATGGCGGTGTGTTGACCTTCCGTGACATTGGTCCCTTCCGCCGGCGGGCGCTGGCCGCGCTAGAAGGTGCGGAGCGCCGCTTGCGCGAAAATGAGGCCTTGCTGACGCGCGTCACCCAGGAGAGTTCACTGGCAGAAATGGCCTCTGGCATCGCCCATGAGTTGAACCAGCCGCTGACCGCCATTCTCAGCCGTAGCCAGGCTACCTTGCGGCTGCTGCGTGAGAGCCCGGAAGAATGGGCACAGGCCTGCGACGTGCTGGAAGGCACCGTCAAGCAGGCCAAGCGGGCGGGCGATATCGTCTTGCGCTTGCGCAGCCTCGCCATGCGCCAGCGCTTTACCGAGCAGCCGCTGGAGCTGAACCAGGTGGTACGGCACGGTTTAGCGTTGCTGAGCGAGGATCTGGCCCGCTTGAAGATCAAGGTCAAGGACGGCTTGGCCGCCGATTTGCCCGTCATGCATGGCGACCCGATCCAGCTTGAGCAAGTCATCGTCAACCTGATTCGCAACGCGATGGATGCCATCAGCCGCGCCCAACCCAAGCAAGGTCGCATCCGTCTGAGCAGTACGCTGCTGACAGGGGGGCAACTGAGCCTGAGCATTGAAGACAATGGCAGCGGCATTGCCGAAGCGGACCTGCCACGCCTGTTTGAGCCTTTTTTCACCACCCGGAATGATGGCATGGGCCTCGGGCTGGCAATCTGTCACAATATCGTCAGCGCGCACGGCGGCACCTTGCAGGCAGAGAACCTGCCAGAGGGTGGAGCCCGCTTCGTACTGGTGCTGCCCCTTACCAAGGAACCCGACTGATGGACGCCCTCTCCCCGCTGGTCTACCTGATTGACGATGATGACGATGTGCGCGAGGCCTTGGCCCTGTTGCTACGAACCATGGGTATGCGGGTAGACGCCTTTGCGGATCCGCTAAGCTTTCTGAGCGCCTTCGACCGCAACACCATTGGTTGTCTGATCGTGGATATCCGCATGCCCGGCATGACCGGTCTGCAATTGCAGCAACGCTTACTGGATGAGCAGTGTGATTTGCCAGTGGTGGTGATCACCGGCCATGGCGATCTCAACCTGTGCCGCCGCGCCTTCAAGGCTGGTGCAGTGGAGTTCCTGATCAAGCCTGTCGATGAAGAAGCACTGCTGGATTCCGTGCAGAAGGCGGTCACCCAGCACATCCGCAGTCGTCGCCAGCAAACCCTGACCCGCGAGGCACAAGCCCGGCTGTCCAAGCTGACCGACCGGGAAAATGAGATTCTGGTCCAGATCGTCGAAGGTTTGTCCAACAAGCAGATTGCCCGTGTGCTGGATTTGTCCCCCCGCACCGTAGAAACCCATCGTGCCAACATCTTTGCCAAGCTGGAAACCCAGTCACTGGCCGAACTGGTGCGCCTCTATCTGACCGGCGTCAGCGAGCACGGCTATAGCCCGCTCTCTGGCCCGGCCAGTCCGTAGTTCTACGCAGCCGCTTCGGTAGCGAACCCAATAGGCATAGCGCAAGCGCTCGCTTAATATCCGTTTCGTAGTCTTGGTTGTTGATGGTTTTGCTGTCAGCAACCTGCGCTCCCAATCGCGTAGACTGCTGAACCGGCTTACGCCGGTTTGTCCTCACTCAGGCCGCACTATCTGGATACGTAGTGCGGCTATTTTTTTATTCAGTGCACAGCCTCATCCGCTGCAACCTGATCCAGATCCAGGAACAAGGGCTGCCCGTCCGCCCCCAGCGCAGGCTGCACATCACGAACACGGCGAATGTCCGTCACCTGGCACTCCTGCAGCAAGCTTTCCATCATATGCTGCACCGAGGCGACCCGATCCAGTGCCGACAGGCGCCAGACAAAACGCTCCCGCAAGGAGGGCTGCAGTACCGAGCCCAGGCACACCCGCAACTCGCCACCTTCATGACACGCCAGCACGGCGGCCGGATCACCCACGCCCTCCCGTACCTTGCGGATCTGGGTGCTGGCAAACAACTGAAATGCCACTTCCAGGCAGGTAAAACGCGCATCATGCCGACCCGCCATCACCCCGCTCATGGGGCGAGGCATGACAAACAGGGTCAGCCCATTCTGTTGCCATTGGGTCTGCAGCAGTTTGCACAGTGCCAACCCCCAACCTTGCGCATCGCCACCCAACCGCACCAGCGACTCCCCCTCCTGCTCCAGCGCCAGGCCCACCAGGCAGCGTACATGCACCCCTTCATTGCCTTTGACCACTAACGGTGATGCCGGCAACGACAAGGGCAAGCCCTGTCCGCCTTGCTGCACGGACAACATGGCCTGATACCAGGTGCTGGCTGAAACGGCATCCATGGACGGTAAATCGCACAGAGTATCAGACAGCCAGATCTGATTGCTGTCGGCCAGCACCCCGTGCTGTTGCAGCAAGGCCATGGCAGCCGCCGCATCTGGCAAGGTCGCCGGAATGGTCACCTCCTGCCGCGCACCCGCCACCAGTATCAGCGGCAACATGAACAGGCGAGCCCGCTTGCCATCCGGGCGGCTGAGCACCTCCCCATCCACCAGCTGACACAGCTGCTGCCACAGCACGTCATGCGCCTCTTGGGCAGGTGCTGCCTGCAGTGCGTGCTGCAAGGCTTCGTCCTGCCCCGACAGCAAGGCATCGCGTACCGCGTGTTGCAGGGCGATCAAGGTTTCCGGCTGATCCGCCTGGGTCAGGTGGCTCATTACACGGCGCAGCAGGGGCTGCTTGGGGTCCATCCGGGCGTACTGGCGGGGATCAGGCAAGAGCATGGTCATCGGTTCTTCAGAGGTTTCATCAATCAAGGCGACAGTATACCAGCACCGCCTGCACAACCATGCCCAGCCCGCTTGTGCAGCGGGTTACAAAAAAAGGAGACCGCATGGAACTTTCCCGCATGTAGCCTACTCTGAGTTGGGCTGTCAGGAAGAATGTCATTTTTTTTGCTGCTGTGCACAACATTTAGCTTGCAAACTGAATTGTCTTGTAGCATAATGCAGTCATCAGGAATGAGGTTCTTCTGATTTCTTGATAGTGTCTCCTCTTTTCTCCTTTGGAGTTTGCGGCCCGGTTCACACCGGGCCTCTTTTTTTCTCCCTCCCATGCCTCACTCTGCCGTGTAGTTTGACAACGCGCAGTACATCATTTCACTTTGTTGCAACGCAGCATAATGGCTGTGTCCCACTCAGCCAGACAATCCCGTATCATGGATGCCTATCCTGCCATGCTGTGATACACCTCATGATCCCTGTCATTCTCGAAGCCTGGCAAGCCACGACGGCAGCCAGCGGCGCATTCTGGGTGCCGCCAGATGGTTGTCGCGATCTGATCATCCACACCCGTTCATCAGGTCACCGTGTAGCCCTGATCGCCCCGCTGGCCGATCAGGCCTAT
This genomic stretch from Leeia aquatica harbors:
- a CDS encoding sensor histidine kinase; amino-acid sequence: MTLAPRTRIFLLALLTWLLLSLLAIGAMLFTQYLQISSSFEQDTRILNRLLTQRAEQHDAILASIGATQTLSPIPSPFELSGFAEAIRSRYPQVAGIANWQYLNHRSGPQLQWRTGAAPIDWPDGESLFDIPADKDWLGVERAPGDRHVLVSRQQTYDGDVELTVLLIDPTALLRQEDLPSEQMGFRLVAPVGDIPVLDNPAPRSNSVRVNWMEPPRYDHPLSIASQPFLLHAWRPVYLQELAPDRLVALVALIAVMVTLLTRLLVQRQYARSIARSSANQLARERLRASTTVEATADALIAFDRNGRITLVNPAARMLAELSEQVLTLDVDQTLHLARADMEARRYPILDTIRSRQDVLELPEGLLLSLPEGGQRMVEGALSPLFDEVGDFHGGVLTFRDIGPFRRRALAALEGAERRLRENEALLTRVTQESSLAEMASGIAHELNQPLTAILSRSQATLRLLRESPEEWAQACDVLEGTVKQAKRAGDIVLRLRSLAMRQRFTEQPLELNQVVRHGLALLSEDLARLKIKVKDGLAADLPVMHGDPIQLEQVIVNLIRNAMDAISRAQPKQGRIRLSSTLLTGGQLSLSIEDNGSGIAEADLPRLFEPFFTTRNDGMGLGLAICHNIVSAHGGTLQAENLPEGGARFVLVLPLTKEPD
- a CDS encoding response regulator transcription factor; this translates as MDALSPLVYLIDDDDDVREALALLLRTMGMRVDAFADPLSFLSAFDRNTIGCLIVDIRMPGMTGLQLQQRLLDEQCDLPVVVITGHGDLNLCRRAFKAGAVEFLIKPVDEEALLDSVQKAVTQHIRSRRQQTLTREAQARLSKLTDRENEILVQIVEGLSNKQIARVLDLSPRTVETHRANIFAKLETQSLAELVRLYLTGVSEHGYSPLSGPASP